From the genome of Primulina huaijiensis isolate GDHJ02 chromosome 11, ASM1229523v2, whole genome shotgun sequence:
tttacaGTAGCATATATAAATTGGTTGACTCGTCGGGTTACGTCTGACGCTGCCTTATGTCGCATTCGGAAAAATTTGGTAGAAACGCGTTATATAAAAAACGCGCCTTTTTGGAacaatgatttttttgtttttttttttttttttttNTGAAAATTCAAAAGTGGAGATCAAGTCAACTTAGCAAGTAGTAATGCACATTATAAAAAGGAGCAAACCAAACGTTATCTAAAAATTTAGTTGgtagaaaaattaatttaaattataatataaaattatactaCAAATTagttcaaaacataaaaaacaatatcTACTATTACATGAGACATCTTATAATGTGAACGATTGAGTTCTTGCTAACATATAATCGTCATGAAGCATAAGGTGGGGAAgcctaaaatattttaacgatCTTCGTTTTTCATATAACTTCAGTTCAATTAGATTAAAATAGTtagaaattgaaaattaatgtACCAGaaccaaaaattgaaaaaataacgaccaaaataaaaaatttgcggaactaattaaccaaaaaaattattttcccaaTATTATAATATTGTAAACcgttaaaaacatttttcgaATATTTGTACGGACTACGCCAAATAACTTAAATAATGGGAGTGGTGAAGGGTTAGAAATCCACTAATCCCACTCTCAAactaaaaacaataaaacaaataaataaaatttcccAAGATTTGCAAGTCAAAAGCccataaattgtcaaaaaaaaaaaaacaaataaataacgGGAAATTGGTCTTCAATCTCCaaccgtcgattttttttgtgttcagtccctgggtatttttttagtaccacatttccacatgaagtgtatcaaattttgtatgacatagtaccacaattttgtgggtagagagtgaacccaaagaaatattttgattgaagatttttcaccaacttccccaataaataaatcaatcaacCAATTTTTTATTCACAACTTTATAATTTTCACACTTTTCCATTTAGTGTTGGCGTATGAAATATCAACAATATCCGACGTTATATTAGCACAGTAAGCGAGTAAATATCAATTTTCGAATAATTAGAGGAAGAAGTTACACCAATTTTTATAACTTTTCCTTCGATTAATGGCTCTAAAAATCATATGCCTTAATTACGACATCAGATTTTCTTATCCAATATTTGCACCAACCATGGCGTCACTCGCATCATTGTTCCAGAAACTCTCTTACCCTCCAAAACCAAAGTCTCCAATCCCAAGAAATTTCCACCCTACCGCCGCCGTCACCGCCGCCACCAGAAGATCACTCTTACTCAACATACTAATCACAACACCAACATTCACGATACTGACAAAATCCGCCACCGCTCTGGAATTGAGATTCGCAGTCCCGGACCAGACACTTGAAGAAGCAGAAAACAGCATACCAATCCACACCCAGAGCCTACTCGAAGTGAAGGATTTGCTAATGGCGGAATCTTGGGTGGAAGCTCAGAAGGCACTGAGGAAGAGTTCATCTTACTTGAAGCAGGATTTGTATACGATAATCCAGGGCAAACCCGCCAAGGAGAGGCCACGGCTCAGAAAATTGTATGCTGATCTGTTCAATGCCGTGACGAGGCTGGATTATGCGGCTAGGGATAAGGATAGGATTCTGGTATGGGATTGTTGGAGCAGTATTATCTCCTCCCTTGATCTTGTTTTgtcttatatataaaaaattgtatatggtatttatattaatattatccaATTTTTGTTTTGCACTATCAAGAACTCCAGAATTTTTGCAATTCGGGATGTCTTTGTTAGGTATATTAATGCTTTATTAGGCTTCGGTTCTTGAGAAATGTTATATGTAACATTGAGTGTTGTGTAACTCTAAATATACATATAGTAAGGATTTAGATCTTCTACTTTGTTGAAAACACAGTATTTGGTGCTATGCACTTTTTACATTAGAAAATCACTTATCATCTCGTTTAATCtgacaattttttaaatttatctaaTATGATGTGATGTCCACAAGATGATCATGTcatcatctcgtgtaaaaagtGCACAGCATTTGATGCTGTGTTTTCAACACAGTAAATGATCTAAATCCCATATAGTACAAATCTTCgttcttttatttaattcttaTAGGCTAATTAGAATATGGTGACACCAAAGATGTATAATATATCAACGATATACAATGAATAGcataattatttatgatttttcaaaCGTCGTATAAAACAACCATGTATAATATTTAACTTATAGCATCTAATGGAACTATGACAGAGTTAGGTAAGGTGCCACACCAAAACTAGTTAGGGAGGGAATGACatgattaatataaataatgacAAAAACTAAATCAATTGCATGTTAATTAGTTTTACACAGTACTTTAAAATCATTAATCTTCTAATTCATGGCAGAGCAAACTGTACGTATTTCACCATTGGTGCCTGTCATAACTTCAATGTTGCTCATCTTCACCATGGCTCTTCCAAATTCCATGCTGAATGACAATCCCGCCAGCCCTCTGATTCCCAGATAACTTTGCACGATTGGTCGGGTTGAATCATCGCTCCATAATTTCTGATCAGTTTCAAGAACTCCTCGGCCGTCCCACAGGTTCGTGAAAAACGAGCAATCGAACTGGTTTTCGCTGCCATTGTCGAGCCCCACCCTCCTCGAAGCGTCTCCGTTTTTGGGGCAAAGGGACTTAAGAGTCGGGAGAAATGTAGGATCGATTGTTTGGTCGGGACTGCCGGTGGAATTGAAGTTATATAGCCTGTTGCGAAAGAACCTGCAAGCGGAGGTGCCGATGGTGTGTGCtcctaatttaaaaaatataggatcatgatgttagtttaatatttgTAATAATATATATCTGCATGCATTTTGGAGGTTAGTTTGTTGAATGAATTTATTACCGACGAGGGTGACAAGATCTTGAGTGTCGAGTCTTTTGTCTTGGAATTTTTGTATCTGCACTGCAATGGAGTCTCTAAAACCAGGCAAATTGGAAGCCTCACTCGCCGCAGAAATCCGACCATCTCTCCGCTCTGTCGGCACAGCCCAGCTCGCCCCACCAGCCTGTTTCATATGCATGTGTCACAAATTAAAATCAAACAGTAATAATAGAATATTGCATTAAGATTGAATAAAACTTATAACTGATAAAAaaatgtacaataattgatAAGACTTACGAGCACGACCGAGTCACGAGTCGCTAGAGCAAGAATGTCCGCACATGATACGACGGTGTCGCCTGAGCACGCAGCCTCTAGCTTTGTCTTctattaagattggaacttgaacctaactcaacctcaaaagctAACTCAGGGggagaggattgtccaagttcatatatacaactcctaGGTATATTATccaatgtgggacaactaacacaccccctCACGTACATGAAtaaacatctggagcgtgaagtttacaaatgacccaaataTAGCCAGAACGGgtgacccaactatgggcagtCCAAGACATAATGGTgaaacctgagctctgataccatgttaaaatTGAGACTTGGacttaactcaaccccaaaaccTAGAtcaaggggggaggattgtccaagtccatatatgcaacttccagatatttatccaaccgatgtgggacaactaacagaCCTCCATCATGCACATGAATGAACATTTGGAGCGTGAattttacaaatgacccaaataTAGACAGAACGGGcgacccaactatgggcagtCCAACAAATAACGGTGAAACCCGAGCTTtaataccatgttaagattgagacttgaacttaactcaaccccaaaagctagttcAAGAGAGGAGGATTGTTCAAATGCATATATACAACTCCTAGGTATATTATCCAACCAATGTGGGATAACTAACACACCTCCCTAATACCCAGGAAtaaacatctggagcgtgaagtttacaaatgactcaaatatgggcagaacgggtgaCACATAACGGTgaaacctgagctctgataccatgttaagattggaacttgaacctaactcaacctcaaaGCTAGTTCAAGGGAGGAGTATTTATGTCGAAAACATTATTTATCacaacaaaaatatcattttttttatttatattatgaataactattgtataatatatattattttgagtgaaaatattattttttatgtctaaattattattttcattgtgaaaatataattttttgttagttatgatctgaaaaaatattatctaatatatgataatttgagtgaaaaaaattatttttatgtcaaaaatattaatttacgctgtaaatataaatcaaatcgaCGTATGAATAAGAATATCTGTTTTATGGTTGGTAGGGATCTCAATTGTGTGTCGTACCCACAATCTTGTTCTAAAGATGAGAACTTAGTATAAAATAAACTATTATAGAATATATGCTAAAAGTTGATtggataaataaaaacaatctACAGTACGCGCTTCTACCAATTATATGGTGACTGAATCACAGTTGTCGGCACGCCATTTTAGAATCAAAGGTCAAATTATCTTTGAAACAAAGTCAAAttgctttattatttaaataaaataaaattatttattattattaaattatttcaatgattattttaatttcatgccCATTTTGTACTTTAGATCAAGAATACCAACGTAGgtgcattatttaatttagaTATTTGTGTTCGACTTTTAATTTCATAGATAGTTAATAAATTGCCCGATCGAGTTAAGTTAATGataccttgtatatggacatGATTGCTCCTATTTCCCTCTCATAATTATCCGATTTTAATCTTTTTCTGACGAGTTAACCCGtaaacacatatttttttatgacgtaTGTAATGACActttatatgaaaaaataatttaaattgtcaaaaattaaaatatacaagACTATAACtttttggcaaaaatttgtgtgagacggtctcacggattgtATTTTGTGAGNAATTTTAAAtccatgaaataaaatatttatgtaaatgTGTAGTTCTTGGcgatatttaatattaatgtgaattattgtttcaaaaaaaaaaaNattttttttttttatgctaagagtattattttttactgtggatatcggtagggttgacccgtcNAATGTATATTTCACTTTCGTGCCAAAGAATTCATTAGatcaaaatatagtattttcttagaaaattaCCATTCCTcatctaatatatttatttttcaattataataaatatttgactaaagatatattaaattaatttttttattattattattcaaataagATTCAACGTTGTGTTACTGTTTCCAAGGCCTTTGTGGTCGTTTAAAGAAGGTGAAATCGAGTGTTATTTTCAATGTATTTATGCTATTAGAGCTAAATATCGACCTAATATTCTGGAATAAAAGTAGAATGCAAAAGAAGTCTAAATGAGCCCGTCTTAACCCAACTATTTGttagaaatattaattaaatatcaatcCTAATATTTGAAGTTATAAACAATGTTCTATAAAACGTTAGGTAGACTACCATCCGTCGCCTAGCGTCTAGTCAGTGTCTAgatggttttttttaatataaatatataattcttcTTGTTAATTTACATATTTATCCAATAATTCTTCTATGTCATATTCAAACTCAATCAATgacatattatttattcttattcgatataaattgattgaaaaatatgtagaacagtctttttttaaaaaaaattaaaagttttaaaaaataaaaaatctatatattaaTTTAGGCGACTGCTTAGACGATTCTAAAAATCGGAGCGatgaaaatcttttttttttaaaaaaaaaaaaaccagaatttaaaatcttaaacaatgttttaaaaaatttaatttgttccATCTGTTCACTCGCTTTAGTATGTTTCTCCCCATCAGGTTATTCTGGTTTTGGGTAATTCgggttttatatttttatatcgtAATCTAAAATGATCAGGTTATTCACGTTCGGGTGTTATcaggttttttaaaaaatattataatattttttattaaattaattttttagtttttttattaattataatatacttaaactaaaagataaaaataatagtatattcgtatcatcaactaaaatataacaattttattttaattaaatttataatgttATCTATTGATTACCCAACCCGAATGCTCACATCTACTCCTACCAATCGATCGTAACAataattgagaaataaattgTTTTCGTACAAGTTTAGtttaattcaattattttaatttaaaactttgattttaTACTATGACacaattatttgaaaaagaaacacacacacacacNTTGTtcgaattgattttttttatatatataaaaattggtgAAATGGTTTCGCACAAAATGATTTCAATAgtaaattatagaaaattttattttgaaacaacTATAACTTTTTAGTGTAACTTTTGAATTCCGctgacaacaatttctcaaaacatattattatgttttctcaaaaataaaaaaataaaaatattattatgctgaataaaatattattattttttcaatccaATGGACTCAATGAAGAACATAGTCTTTTATTCTGTCCAATGTACACTGAAGGCCCACCCATAGTTTTCGCCCTTTATTTTGTAATATAATATTCTTGATTCCCTAACCAATgggttaaaaaaaacaaaaacaaaaacaaatcataaCTGCCACTGTCAAATTCATGGtactttttccttaaaaaaaacatgGTACCTCGTAtatctaaaaattattaatactaGTAGCTCAACTGGTACCAACATTTTAAGAATCTAAGTACTTATGTCTGGAGGTCTTGTGTTCAAATATTGGGGGAGGCAAAAGAAACCACTTTCTAGGGGTGATATATATTCTATGAGTGACGATGCATGAGCATAATCCTAACTACTCATGATCAGTAGTTGGTGCATGTGTGTGGGCCGAAATccatgttggttcagcctaatgACCCATGatcattacaatatatatatatatgggtcTTTgtgttattatttatatttatatatattattatttttttgcccctccgaataaatattttttcctgagAATTTTTTGTTCCATTATTGCACATGAAAAAGCTTGAATCAGCAAACCACTTTGTATGTAAACAATCGACTCCCATAAAGTTAGAAAAGGTAAATGAAAGAAACCATCAAATATGTGTGTCGTACCATCTTAATTCATAAAACCTACAGTACAAAAAAGATTAAACGACCACAAAGTCCTAAGTAGGCATTTTGAAATAATTCAGTAGCTAAAtcgtcatatcatatcatatcatgctCGTTGTATATGCCAACGACATCTATAAATATAAGCATCATACACATATTTCCAACTCAAAACAACAAACCATTCGAAAATCTTGAAGTGCTTGGTTAAGTAGCAACAATGGCAAGAAATATGGCCGAATCTGCTCGTGAAACAACCACATTGGCTTCTCTCGACAAAAAATTAGCAATCGCCAAACGTTGCGCTCGGGGTAATTAAGGCTTCGGTTTTAGTTAGATCATACCATGTTAATTTTTCAGTCTCCCATGcatgtttgttgatttaatttatgcagAAGGTGTGATTGCTGGAGCAAAAGCAGCTGTGTATGCCTCCATTGCCACTGCAATTCCAACTGTATGTaaatgtattaaaatatttaaaataataatctcGAAATAATAATTTCGATATTAATTGCAGTTGGCAGGTGTGAAGATGCTTCCTAGGGCGAGAGCTTATCTCAATCCCACTGCTCAAGCTCTCATTATCTCCACCGGTAAGTGCAATTATATCATCTTTTGTTAAAGgaaaaataatcgaatttgaccAGTTGAAGAAATAAGAGTAGTTGTCAATTCAAATGAAAAAATTTACCCATTTACCATTCATGTATGATATTTCATGGATGAGTCCATTATCCCTGATCCATCTTTAACCCAAATAGAAGACAGACCCATCACGGACCCAGATATTCtcttataaatatcaggttcggGTGTTTAACCGATTCattcaatatattaattttcagcAGCACCTTTAGCTGCTCTCCACTTATATCATCAGtttctgacttgagcgtcggaagaGCTACTACGGGAAACTCTCCCGCCCCCTTCTAATTTTGTTTCATTGTTTTAGTGGGTGGAATGGCATACTTCATAGTGGCAGACAAGACTGTTCTGAAAAAAGCACGTCGGAACTCCTTCAATGGCGCCTCTTCGCCATCGCTATGCGATTACTAAATTTATGGCAAGATTTCGAAATAAGGATTATATGTTGGGTCATATTCCAAATGATTTGTAGGCTTTGTATGACATATACGTTAATAAAAATGCTCTGATATTTATGACCTCGACAAATAATTTCATgtgaatattgtattttatatttaaaataaatttaattgaatCTAAAATATGAGATTTATCCCCACAGCTATCGACATTTAATTAGTTTACAGAGAGATAGCACAAATTTCTCACTTCCTATAATCATCACAAATTTTCAGCTCAGTCAGTATTCTTGTTTTTAATGATAGACTTTAGTAAAAATCACATGGATCAAACCAAACAGATAAGGATACTACAAAATTTTTATCTATTTACAAACACCCTTTTACAAGTTTTATGTGAAAACTTAAGGTAGATGCACCGGAATGTGCAACATTGGAATGTGTTTATGTTAAAGCTTTGTCACATCTAAATCATTAGGTTTGCTATCAGTGATCGTCTTCTCCGTTTCCTCGCCAATTTCTTCAACGAAAATCAGTTGCTTGACTGTTTGCTGGCCGGACTCGTATCAGACCCGTAAACCTGCTGCACAAAACACATCATAAAGCAATTAAGATACCACCTGGATAATCGTATATGAACTGCAGTTTCTACATAATATTAAGCATACCGTGTAAAGAAGACTGCAAAAGTTAGGAGTCAAGAGCAGGTATTGCACACGTATCTGACGGAC
Proteins encoded in this window:
- the LOC140987696 gene encoding peroxidase N1-like, translating into MEKTKLEAACSGDTVVSCADILALATRDSVVLAGGASWAVPTERRDGRISAASEASNLPGFRDSIAVQIQKFQDKRLDTQDLVTLVGAHTIGTSACRFFRNRLYNFNSTGSPDQTIDPTFLPTLKSLCPKNGDASRRVGLDNGSENQFDCSFFTNLWDGRGVLETDQKLWSDDSTRPIVQSYLGIRGLAGLSFSMEFGRAMVKMSNIEVMTGTNGEIRTVCSAMN
- the LOC140987149 gene encoding early nodulin-93-like; translation: MARNMAESARETTTLASLDKKLAIAKRCAREGVIAGAKAAVYASIATAIPTLAGVKMLPRARAYLNPTAQALIISTVGGMAYFIVADKTVLKKARRNSFNGASSPSLCDY